Part of the Acetomicrobium thermoterrenum DSM 13490 genome is shown below.
TATCGAAAAAGTCTCAGGGGATAAATAGTAATTATATGGTTTAGTATAGCCTTATACGTTTATATTACATTCGTATATGTGTTAATTTGCAAAATAATTTATAAACCATACTATAGAAGGAATACCAACAAGATCTATGAGCACAGCCCCACATAAAGGTATGATTAAAAAAGCCTTGTAAGACATGACATTGTAATGTTCGCAAACAGCGCTCATGTTCGCCACCGCATTAGGAGTAGCTCCCATTCCGTGCCCCACAAATCCGGCACACATTACAGCAGCATCATAATCCTTGCCCAATATCCTGAAAAGCAAAAAGGCAGCTATCAACAAAATTGCTACCGTCTGCATTACAAGAATTACAATCAAGGGAACAGCCAGATCGTATAATTCCCATATTCGCAGACTCATCATCGCCATAGTTAAAAATATACCCAAAGATACATCTGAGATTAACTCTATGGCTTTGTCGTGCAATTTTACGAACCCCACATGATCATTTATGTTGCGAAACACCACCGCCACAAACATGGCAGCCACGTACCCGGGAAGACTGAAATTGTACAACTCCTTAACTTTACCCGTTACAAAACTACCGAGAGCCATTATCACTAATACGAGCGCCAGCATCTTTATAAAATCGAAACTGGCAAACCCCTCGCGCTTTTCCTCCTTACCCTCTTGTAGATGTTGCATATAAACTACATCGTCATTCGGACTAATCGTTACTTTATAGCGATCTATCAACCACCTGGCTACAGGGCCTCCCAAAAGACCTCCTGCAATCAGCCCGTATGTAGCTGAAGCGATTGCAACTACTTGTGCTCCAGAAACGCCTAAACTTTCTGCAACAGGGCCGAAGGCTGCTGCTCCTCCATGCCCTCCTTCCAATGATACAGCACCGGCCATGACACCCAAAACAGGATGTATGCCCAACAGCTTCGCCAAGCCGACCCCGAAGCCATTTTGAAAAAGCGCCATTCCCCAACAAAACACCAGGTAGATGATTAGGGCTTTCCCGCCTCGCTTGAGCAGTCCAAAGCTGCCTCCGATGCCAACGGTCGTGAAAAAGGCTATCATCAGGGGAGACTGAAGAGCAGTGTTGAATTTAATTGAACTGCCACCCCGGTGGTGCAAGAACAAGACTAATAGCGACATTAAAACACCACCTATAACAGGTGCAGGGATGCAAAAATGCTCTAAAATGCCTATTCGTCGCCTCAAGCCATAACCAACCAAAAGCAGTACAGCAGCTAAAGCTGTAGTCCACATGCCATCCAGATTGATTGTAAATATGCCGTTAATCAGACCCCAAGACATTCGATGAACCTCCTTTTAAATTGATATTAAAAACCTTGACAATTAACAGGCCGTTTTACATAAACGATCCCTCCAAACACCTTTTCTGGGGTAAAATTTAACCAACGAAAGCACATAACCTCGCCGATATATATTACATAGCGACATCAAGATGTGCAATAAAGAACAACATTTTTGCTCCTATAATTCATATTTTTTCGTTGCTATGATAAAATATGAATACGACATATTAATAGTTTTTTATATAAATTTTAGTCATCTAGTTATCCTAAACTAATTAGAAAAACTATAATTTAAATTATTAATATAATATTGACAAGTCATAATGATGTATTTCGTGGTGCTGGGAGAGTTATCTAAAATTATTCTCGTCAATCAATACCTCTATAGGGCGAAGCTCGGGATAGCGCGTACATTCCAAATAGCTAAACCCTTTGGCCTATTGACAGCAGAAGAAAACGTACTTGTCGGTATGGGTTGCAAATTACATGGCAACATCTCTTCGTTGTTTAAAAACTGTCGAAAAAAGGAAATCCTGCAAAAGGCAGATGAGATTATAAATCTGATCGGCCTTTCCGATTCTAAAAATCAGTTAGCCTCCTCTTTGCCTATAGGTTTATTAAGAAAACTTGAAATCGGAAGGGCCCTGGCAACTGCCCCTTCGTTGTTATTATTGGATGAACCTGCATCGGGGCTGAACAACCAAGAGAGAAACGAACTTGCCGAGCTGGTAGAAAAAATCAGAAAACTGGGGATTTCAATCATCCTAATAGAACATACAATGAGTTTTGTGATGAATTTGAGCGACAGAATTGTCGTGCTCCATAGGGGAAATAAAATTGCAGAAGGAACTCCGCGAGAAGTTGCCAACGATCCTTTGGTGATTGAGGTGTATCTTGGAACAAAGGGGGTTAAATATGCTTCTTAACGTTCAAGATATTGAGATTGCTTATGATCGAATTAAAGTCCTATGGGGCGTAACTTTATGTGTAGGCGAAGGTGAAATTGTCTCCTTACTTGGCGCCAATGGAGCAGGAAAAAGCACTTTGCTAAAAGGCATCATGGGTATAGTTCCTCTACAGAGGGGATCTATATCTTTCCTAGAAAAGGATGTTTCGAAAAAACATCCCTGGAAAAAAGCTAAAATGGGGATTGCCTATATACCTGAAGGGGGCAGAGTTTTTCCAGATCTGACAGTGGAGGAAAACTTGATGTTAATAGCCAGCCTTCATAAAGAAGCCTTCGACGTAAAGGAAAATCTGGACCTGGTTTATTCTTTATTTCCCGTCTTAAAGGAAAGGTTGCAGCAAAAGGCCGGAACTTTGAGCGGCGGGGAGAGACAAATGCTTGCGATCGGGAGAGCATTGATGTCGAAACCAAAGCTACTTTTGATTGACGAAGTATCGATGGGTTTAATGCCAAAGCTTGTATCCGAGGTGTTCAATACGCTAAGTTTATTAAAAGAATATGGAATAAGCATTTTGCTAACCGAACAAAATGTCCCAGAAGCATTGGCGATATCCGATAGGGGATATGTGTTAGAAAACGGGCGCATCACAATATCCGGCAATTCCGAAGAACTGCTCGGAAACGAGATGGTGAAGATGTCATTCCTTGGATTGTAAAATTTAGTAATGAAGACAGAAGCCGTTAATTTTATTCCCTGGATGATACATAGCTAAAACCATTTAAATTTGATATAATTTAGATGTACCTAACATATATTTACCATGAGGAGGGGATGAAATATGCCGGAGAGAATTGAAATAGAAGAAGCGAGAAAGAAGGTAAAGGCAGGGGAAGCACTTTTGGTTTGCGCCTATGCTGATGAAAATAAGTTTAAAAAGGTGCATCTCGAAGGAGCCATATCCCTTCAGGAACTACAAAGCAAGGAGGATGACTTGCCAAAGGATAAGGAGCTAATCTTCTACTGCGCCTGACCTGATGACGGCACAGCTGTCCGTGTGGCAGCTCAGTATGAAAGCAAAGGTTTTTCAAATGCAAAAGCATTGCGCGGCGGAGTGAAAGCTTGGAAAGAGGCAGGTTTTCCGATCCTTTAAGCGTTAATGCAAAGATGGGAGGGAAATGAATTGGCGATCGAAGAAAGAAAACAA
Proteins encoded:
- the gltS gene encoding sodium/glutamate symporter — its product is MSWGLINGIFTINLDGMWTTALAAVLLLVGYGLRRRIGILEHFCIPAPVIGGVLMSLLVLFLHHRGGSSIKFNTALQSPLMIAFFTTVGIGGSFGLLKRGGKALIIYLVFCWGMALFQNGFGVGLAKLLGIHPVLGVMAGAVSLEGGHGGAAAFGPVAESLGVSGAQVVAIASATYGLIAGGLLGGPVARWLIDRYKVTISPNDDVVYMQHLQEGKEEKREGFASFDFIKMLALVLVIMALGSFVTGKVKELYNFSLPGYVAAMFVAVVFRNINDHVGFVKLHDKAIELISDVSLGIFLTMAMMSLRIWELYDLAVPLIVILVMQTVAILLIAAFLLFRILGKDYDAAVMCAGFVGHGMGATPNAVANMSAVCEHYNVMSYKAFLIIPLCGAVLIDLVGIPSIVWFINYFAN
- a CDS encoding ABC transporter ATP-binding protein — encoded protein: MLGELSKIILVNQYLYRAKLGIARTFQIAKPFGLLTAEENVLVGMGCKLHGNISSLFKNCRKKEILQKADEIINLIGLSDSKNQLASSLPIGLLRKLEIGRALATAPSLLLLDEPASGLNNQERNELAELVEKIRKLGISIILIEHTMSFVMNLSDRIVVLHRGNKIAEGTPREVANDPLVIEVYLGTKGVKYAS
- a CDS encoding ABC transporter ATP-binding protein, producing MLLNVQDIEIAYDRIKVLWGVTLCVGEGEIVSLLGANGAGKSTLLKGIMGIVPLQRGSISFLEKDVSKKHPWKKAKMGIAYIPEGGRVFPDLTVEENLMLIASLHKEAFDVKENLDLVYSLFPVLKERLQQKAGTLSGGERQMLAIGRALMSKPKLLLIDEVSMGLMPKLVSEVFNTLSLLKEYGISILLTEQNVPEALAISDRGYVLENGRITISGNSEELLGNEMVKMSFLGL
- a CDS encoding rhodanese-like domain-containing protein, yielding MPERIEIEEARKKVKAGEALLVCAYADENKFKKVHLEGAISLQELQSKEDDLPKDKELIFYCA